The Jannaschia sp. GRR-S6-38 genomic interval ATCGGACTGGCGGTGGGCGATGCCGATCGCCGTCGGGATCTCCAGCGAGCCGGGCACCTCGACCGTCTCGTGGCTAGCGCCCGCCGCCTCGATCACCCCCCGGGCCGAGGCCAGCTGCGCGCGGCTGATATCGCCGTAATAGGGCGCGATCACGATCAGGATCTTCGGCGCCTCGCCCTCGAATTCAGGCAGCGGCAGCACGTTGTCGGAATGTCCGGCCATTTGCGTTCAGTCCTTCGGGATGGGGCGGGTGCCGGTGATGGTCAGGCCATAGGCCTCCAGGCCCACGACGCGAGGGCGGCCGGAATTGGTCACCAGCTCCATCTCGTGGATGCCCAGCGCCGCCAGGATCTGCGCCCCCAGCCCGTATTGGCGCAGCTTCTGCGGGCTCACGCCCTCGGCGGCGGTGTCGATCTTCATCTCGGTGTCGCGCAGCAGCACGACCACGCCCCGCCCCTCCGCGGCGATGACCCGCATCGCGCCGGCCAGGTCGCTCTGGCCGATGCCCAGCGCGTCCTCCATCGGGTGCAGCGCGTGCATCCGCACCAGCACCGGCCCCTCCGAGATATCGCCCTTGGTCAGCACGATATGCTCGGCGCCCTGCGTCTCGTCGGTGAAGACCCGCATCAGCCACTCGCCCCCGATCTTCGAGGTGACGAGCTTCGAGGCCGTCTGGTTCACAAGGTTGTCGTGCCGCCGCCGGTAGGAGATCAGATCGCTGATCGTCCCGATCTTCAGCCCGTGGCGCTGCGCGAAGGCGATCAGGTCGGGCAGCCGGGCCATCGACCCGTCCTCCTTCATGATCTCGCAGATCACGCCCGAGGGGTTCAGCCCGGCCAGCCGCGCGATGTCGGTCGCGGCCTCGGTATGTCCCGCGCGGACCAGCACGCCGCCGTCGCGGGCGCGCAGCGGGAAGACATGGCCCGGCGTGGCGATGTCGGCCGCGCCCTTGCTCGCATCGATGGCGACCGAGACGGTGCGCGCCCGGTCATGGGCGCTGATGCCCGTCGACACGCCCTCGCGCGCCTCGATCGAGACGGTGAAGGCGGTCTCGTGGCGCGAGGAATTGTGCGAGGCCATCAGGGGCAGCCCCAGCGCGTCGATGCGCTCGCCCGGCAGGGTCAGGCAGATCAGCCCGCGGCCATGGGTGGCCATGAAGTTGATCGCATCGGGCGTGGCCATCTGCGCCGGGATGACGAGATCGCCCTCGTTCTCGCGGTCCTCGTGATCGACGAGGATGAACATGCGCCCGTTGCGGGCGTCCTCGATGATGTCCTCGATGTTCGAGATGACGTCGGAATTCTCGCGCTCGACGGGTCCGGGCTGCTCGAAGGGGATGGGGTCGGCCATGGGGGTCCTCGCGTGTCTCGGGGGCGTCATAGCGGCCCGGCCGCGCCGGGGCCAGTGCGCCCCTTCGCCCCGCCCGCCCGCCGACGATGCGTCAGATCCCTGCGAAATACCGCGACGCCGGCACGTAGCCCGCCGCGCGGATCGCCGCGCACCATTCGCGCTCGAAGGCGGTGTCGCCCACCATCACCACGGCATCGGCCGGCAGGCCCCGCCCGGCCAGCACCGCGCGCAGCCGGTCGCGCAGCGCCGACCAAGGCTCGGCGAAGCCCGGCGCGCGGGCGGTGAAATCGAGCGGGTCCGGGGCGGTGACGGGCAGCGGCGGATGGACCAGCACGCCGCGCTCGGCGGCGACGGCGGCCAGTTTCGCGGCCCGCGCCGCGTCGAGCTCGGCCCGTCGAATCATGCCCAGCGCGTTTGACGAGAAGAGAAGCGCCGTGACGTCCCGCCCGGTGGTCGCGCGGATCCCGGCATAGGTGCGGTAATCCAGCCCCAGCGCCGCCGCGCGCGCCACGCGCAGGCGCACCACCTCGATGGGCAGCGCCGCGCCCAGCAGGGCCCGCCGCGCCCGCCGCCATTGGTGCAGCCGCCCGGTATAGCCGCGCAGATCCGCGCCGGAATTGTGGCCGATGCCGGGGGGTTGGCTCATGGCGGGTCCTCCTGCCGCCCATCGGGCCCCGGCGCGCGGAAAATGGCAAGTCTTGACCGCCCGGCGCCCCCGGCCCCAGCCTGCGCCATGACCGACGCGCGTCCCGACCGCATCCGCCTGCGCCGCCTGCGCGCGGGCGACCTGCGCGCCTTCCAGGCCTACCGCGCCGACCCGCAGGTCGCGCGCTACCAGGGCTGGGAGGCGATGGACGACGCGCGCGCCGCCGAGTTCATCGCCTGGAACGCCGAAACCCCGCCCTTCCCGACCGGCTGGTGGCAGATCGGCATCGCGCGGATGCCCGAGGACGAGCTGATCGGCGATCTGGGGCTGTGCCTGTCCGCGGATGGGTGCGAGATCGAGCTGGGCATCACCCTGGCGCGGGCCGCGCAGGGCGCGGGCCTGGCCGAGGAGGCGGTGCACCTGGCCACCCGCATGGTCTGGGACGGCACCGAGGCGCAGCGCATCGTCGTCAACACCGACGCACGCAACGCCCCGGCGCTGGCGCTGATCGCGCGGCTGGGCCTCGACCCGGCCGGGACGCTGCGCGACGGGCCGGCGGTCGAGCAGGTCTTCGAGATGCGGCGCCCCGCGACGCGCAGGTCCCGGGGCTGAGCGTTAGGCGTCGACGCTGCGCAGCGCGGCGGCGATCTTGTCCTTCAGCACCAGGCGCTCGCGGCGCATCTCCTGCATGTGCTGATCCGAGGTCGGCTCGATATCGGTCTCGGCGCGGTGGATCGCACGATTCACCTCGTGATAGCGATCCGCCAGCCCGACGAAATACGGGGAGTCGGCCTTCAGGGTCGCGATCTGGCGCGTGGCATCGGGGAATTCCTCGGCCAGTTCGTGGGGGACGTGGGACATGGGGCTTCACTCCGCAGGTTGCTTCGGTCGCCGTCAATCTGCGCCTGCCCGCCCGTGCCGCGCCTTGACCGAAATCAAGGGGCGGCCGCGTCACGCCTCCAGCCAGGCCACCTGCCCCGCCGCATCGGCCCGTGCCGCCGCGGCATCGGCGAAATCGCCCCGCGGCGGATGCAGCCGCCGC includes:
- the ribB gene encoding 3,4-dihydroxy-2-butanone-4-phosphate synthase — translated: MADPIPFEQPGPVERENSDVISNIEDIIEDARNGRMFILVDHEDRENEGDLVIPAQMATPDAINFMATHGRGLICLTLPGERIDALGLPLMASHNSSRHETAFTVSIEAREGVSTGISAHDRARTVSVAIDASKGAADIATPGHVFPLRARDGGVLVRAGHTEAATDIARLAGLNPSGVICEIMKEDGSMARLPDLIAFAQRHGLKIGTISDLISYRRRHDNLVNQTASKLVTSKIGGEWLMRVFTDETQGAEHIVLTKGDISEGPVLVRMHALHPMEDALGIGQSDLAGAMRVIAAEGRGVVVLLRDTEMKIDTAAEGVSPQKLRQYGLGAQILAALGIHEMELVTNSGRPRVVGLEAYGLTITGTRPIPKD
- a CDS encoding GNAT family N-acetyltransferase, translating into MTDARPDRIRLRRLRAGDLRAFQAYRADPQVARYQGWEAMDDARAAEFIAWNAETPPFPTGWWQIGIARMPEDELIGDLGLCLSADGCEIELGITLARAAQGAGLAEEAVHLATRMVWDGTEAQRIVVNTDARNAPALALIARLGLDPAGTLRDGPAVEQVFEMRRPATRRSRG
- a CDS encoding YdcH family protein, producing MSHVPHELAEEFPDATRQIATLKADSPYFVGLADRYHEVNRAIHRAETDIEPTSDQHMQEMRRERLVLKDKIAAALRSVDA